CCACACTCTGACCGCCGTCGTCTCGACGCATGTGATGAACCGCCACGTGCTGGCGCAGATTCCCTTCGACCCGATCCGCGACTTCACGCCCGTTTCCATGCTGACGCGCAACACCATGGTGCTGGCGGCGTCGCACACGCTGCCCTTCACCGACATCCAGGGCCTGCGCGCCTTCGCCGCCGCCAATCCCGCGCGGCTCTCCACCGGCAGCACAGAGGCGCTGTCGCAATTCATCGGGCAGGAGCTGGCACGCCGCCTGCGCCTGGAAATCCCCGATGTGCAGTATCGCTCGGGCGGGCAATTGATGACGGATGTCGTGGCGGGCCACCTGCCGCTCGGCTGGACCAGCACGGCGAGCGCCACGCCGCATCTCGCCACCGGCCGCACGCGCATCATCGCGGTCAGCACGGCCACGCGCACGCCCTTCTTCCCGGACGTGCCCACGGTGCAGGAGCAGGGCATCCCCGATTTCGACCTGGCAGGCTGGGTCGCGTTGCTGGCGCCGGCCGGGCTGCCTGATGCCATCTCGGCCCGCATCCGCGCCGCGGTGGATGGCGCCTTCGCCGACCAGGCCTTCCGCGCCCGCTTGACGGCGCTCGGCATCGAGCCTGACCTGCGCCCGCCCGCCGAAACCCTCGCCGCCATGCAGCGCGAGGACCGCATCTGGGCCGCGGCCTCCGCCGCCGGCCACATTCAACGCCAGTAGAGGAATTCCATGGCAAACCCCTCCCTCAAGGCCGCCTTCGACGCGAAGAAGTTCATCGTCGCCCCCGGCATCTTCGACATGATCAGCACCCGGGTCGCGGATGGCATGGGGTTCGATTGCCTCTACGCCACGGGCTTCGGCACCGTCGCCTCGCATCTGGGTGTCGCCGATGCCGGCATCGCGACCTACACCGACATGGTGGGCCGCATGGGCCGCTTCGCGCAGATGGCGAAGACGCCGATCATCGCCGATGCCGATACCGGCTACGGCGGCCTGCTGAACGTGCGCCACACCGTGATGGGCTATGAGGCGGCCGGCATCTCGGGCATCCAGCTCGAGGACCAGGAGATGCCTAAGAAGTGCGGCCACACGCCCGGCCGCAGCGTGATCCCGGCGGAGGACATGGTTCTCAAGCTCAAGGTCGCGGTGGAAGCCCGGCGTGATCCCAACTTCCTGATCGTGGCCCGCACCGATGCGCGCACCAGTCTGGGTTTGGAAGAGGCGATCCGCCGCGGCCGCATGTATGGCGATGCGGGCGCCGACATCGTCTTCATCGAAAGCCCCGAGACCGAGGCCGAGATGGTCGAGATCGGCCGCTCCATCAACAAGCCGCTGCTGGCGAACAATGTGGAAGGTGGGCGCACGCCCATCCTGCCCGCCGCGCGCCTGAAGGAGATCGGCTACAGCATCGCGATCTATCCGGGGGCGGGCTTCCTGGCGGTGAGCGCGGCGCTGGAGCGCGTCTATTCCCACCTGCTGAAGAACGGCGACACCAACGGCCTGCCGGCGCAGGAAAGCTATGGGTTCGGCCGCATGTGCGAGCTGATGGGCTTCCCGGAGGTCTGGGAGTTCGACAAGAAATGGGCGCGGAAGGACTGAGCGGATGCAACAGGTCAAGGCTCTCGTCTTCGACGTCTTCGGCACGGTGGTGGATTGGCGCAGCGGCGTCGCGCGCGAACTCGCGGGCTATCTCTCGGCGATCGGCCGCACCGACCTCGATCCCTTCCTGCTGGCCGATGCCTGGCGCCGCCGCTACCAGCCCGCGATGGAGGAATGCCGCTCGGGCCGGCGGCCCTTCACGCGGCTCGACGTGCTGCACCGGGAGAACCTGGAGGCGATGCTGGGCGATCACGGCGTCACCGGCTGCAAGGCGAGTGACCTGGATGCGCTGAATCTCGCCTGGCACAAGCTCGATCCCTGGCCGGACGTGCTGCTGGGCCTGCATCGGCTGAAGCGCAAGTATTTCCTGGCGCCGCTCTCCAACGGCAACATCGCGCTGCTGGCGAACATGGCCAAGCGCGCGCGCATCC
This region of Sediminicoccus rosea genomic DNA includes:
- a CDS encoding Bug family tripartite tricarboxylate transporter substrate binding protein, whose amino-acid sequence is MIRRRSLLAAPAILPALASTGAQAQPAWPQKPVRLVVPYAAGGGTDILARALAEALRPTLPHPIIVENRAGAAGVIGSELVARAEPDGHTLTAVVSTHVMNRHVLAQIPFDPIRDFTPVSMLTRNTMVLAASHTLPFTDIQGLRAFAAANPARLSTGSTEALSQFIGQELARRLRLEIPDVQYRSGGQLMTDVVAGHLPLGWTSTASATPHLATGRTRIIAVSTATRTPFFPDVPTVQEQGIPDFDLAGWVALLAPAGLPDAISARIRAAVDGAFADQAFRARLTALGIEPDLRPPAETLAAMQREDRIWAAASAAGHIQRQ
- a CDS encoding isocitrate lyase/PEP mutase family protein; translated protein: MANPSLKAAFDAKKFIVAPGIFDMISTRVADGMGFDCLYATGFGTVASHLGVADAGIATYTDMVGRMGRFAQMAKTPIIADADTGYGGLLNVRHTVMGYEAAGISGIQLEDQEMPKKCGHTPGRSVIPAEDMVLKLKVAVEARRDPNFLIVARTDARTSLGLEEAIRRGRMYGDAGADIVFIESPETEAEMVEIGRSINKPLLANNVEGGRTPILPAARLKEIGYSIAIYPGAGFLAVSAALERVYSHLLKNGDTNGLPAQESYGFGRMCELMGFPEVWEFDKKWARKD
- a CDS encoding haloacid dehalogenase type II; amino-acid sequence: MQQVKALVFDVFGTVVDWRSGVARELAGYLSAIGRTDLDPFLLADAWRRRYQPAMEECRSGRRPFTRLDVLHRENLEAMLGDHGVTGCKASDLDALNLAWHKLDPWPDVLLGLHRLKRKYFLAPLSNGNIALLANMAKRARIPWDAILGAEPVQAYKPQPEAYLRTAELLAMQPHEVCLVAAHNGDLRAARAAGLATAFIPRPVEHGAGQTIDLTAEDPWDCVAADFVDLAARLGAG